In the genome of Qipengyuania seohaensis, one region contains:
- the astD gene encoding succinylglutamate-semialdehyde dehydrogenase, with amino-acid sequence MISTEPATGKLLWKGEVGSVEQAIDIAVKAKTDWARQPVGQRIELVRRFANEVRKQADPFAELIARETGKPLWEAKTEVQAVIGKVEISVTAYAERTGQKKLDSALQGTAALRHKPHGVMAVLGPYNFPAHLPNGHIVPALIAGNVVIFKPSEKTPAVGEFLVKCFNASGIPEGVVQCLHGGAEEGKALVEHAMIDGVLFTGSARAGIAINRKLASNPAKIVALEMGGNNPIVMLDTPKIDDAAATIIQSAFTTAGQRCTAARRLIVVDSIYDQIVPAVKKLAEKLIVAEPFADPQPFMGCVIDNQTADLLSESFVALISRGGKPVMHMKRPDEQLPFLSPSIIDATEMSDRPDIELFGPLLQVIRVPDFDAAIAEANNTRYGLSASLMGGKPEDFEKFWFEARAGIINWNRPTNGASSAAPFGGVGLSGNHRPAAFYAADYCAYPVASTEMDQPRASIGIGLKEG; translated from the coding sequence ATGATTTCCACCGAACCGGCCACCGGCAAGCTGCTCTGGAAGGGCGAAGTCGGGAGTGTCGAGCAAGCGATCGATATCGCGGTAAAAGCCAAGACGGACTGGGCCCGCCAGCCGGTCGGCCAGCGCATCGAACTGGTCCGTCGCTTCGCCAACGAAGTGCGCAAACAGGCGGACCCCTTCGCCGAACTCATCGCACGCGAGACGGGCAAGCCCCTGTGGGAAGCCAAGACCGAAGTCCAGGCCGTCATCGGCAAGGTCGAAATCTCGGTCACGGCCTATGCCGAGCGCACTGGCCAGAAGAAGCTCGACAGCGCGCTGCAGGGCACGGCGGCCCTGCGCCACAAGCCTCACGGCGTGATGGCTGTCCTCGGCCCGTACAATTTCCCCGCCCACCTTCCCAACGGACACATTGTGCCGGCATTGATCGCGGGCAACGTCGTGATCTTCAAGCCGAGCGAGAAGACCCCGGCCGTCGGCGAATTCCTGGTGAAATGCTTCAACGCCTCGGGCATTCCGGAAGGCGTGGTCCAATGCCTCCACGGCGGTGCCGAGGAAGGCAAGGCGCTTGTCGAACACGCCATGATCGACGGCGTCCTGTTCACCGGATCGGCGCGTGCCGGCATTGCGATCAACCGCAAGCTGGCCAGCAATCCGGCCAAGATCGTCGCGCTGGAAATGGGCGGAAACAATCCGATCGTGATGCTCGACACGCCCAAGATCGACGATGCTGCGGCAACCATCATCCAGTCGGCCTTCACTACTGCGGGCCAGCGTTGCACGGCGGCGCGGCGCCTGATCGTGGTCGACAGCATCTACGACCAGATCGTGCCGGCAGTGAAGAAGCTGGCGGAAAAGCTGATCGTGGCCGAGCCGTTTGCCGATCCCCAGCCCTTCATGGGCTGTGTCATCGACAACCAGACGGCGGATCTGCTGTCCGAAAGCTTCGTCGCGCTGATCAGCCGTGGTGGCAAGCCGGTGATGCACATGAAGCGTCCCGACGAGCAGCTGCCTTTCCTGTCGCCCTCGATCATCGACGCGACCGAGATGAGCGACCGGCCCGACATCGAGCTCTTCGGCCCGCTGTTGCAGGTGATCCGCGTGCCCGACTTCGATGCCGCAATCGCAGAGGCCAACAACACGCGTTACGGCCTCTCCGCCTCGCTGATGGGCGGCAAGCCGGAAGATTTCGAGAAGTTCTGGTTCGAAGCGCGCGCGGGTATCATCAACTGGAACCGACCCACCAATGGTGCGTCCTCGGCCGCTCCGTTCGGCGGTGTCGGCCTGTCGGGCAATCACCGCCCGGCCGCCTTCTACGCGGCGGATTACTGCGCCTATCCGGTCGCCAGCACGGAAATGGACCAGCCACGCGCCAGCATCGGGATCGGCCTCAAGGAAGGCTGA
- a CDS encoding 16S rRNA (uracil(1498)-N(3))-methyltransferase yields the protein MPATAAWPPKSAPRLFVDTELSNHATVQIEGNQAHYLTKVMRVSPGDAVILCDNVTGEWAAEVVEAGKRHVTLQPTHHQRPREPVPDFWLCPALLKKDRFDMVLEKATELGVDRIAPVVTRRCVADKLNLDRASAIVTEAAEQCARTALPQVAEPVKLDALLRDWPEDRLLFFADEEGGEPAADAFCYADGPAALLTGPEGGFDDAEREAIRAHPNARPIGLGPRILRGETAAIAGIAVWMAEAGDWIDEE from the coding sequence ATGCCTGCAACAGCCGCCTGGCCGCCCAAGAGCGCTCCCCGCCTGTTCGTCGACACCGAACTTTCGAACCATGCGACCGTTCAGATAGAGGGCAATCAGGCGCACTACCTGACCAAGGTCATGAGGGTATCCCCCGGCGACGCGGTGATCCTGTGCGACAACGTGACTGGCGAGTGGGCCGCCGAAGTGGTCGAAGCCGGCAAGCGTCACGTGACGCTGCAACCGACCCATCACCAGCGCCCGCGCGAGCCGGTGCCGGATTTCTGGCTGTGTCCTGCGCTGTTGAAAAAAGACCGCTTCGACATGGTGCTGGAAAAGGCGACCGAGCTCGGCGTCGACCGGATCGCGCCGGTCGTCACGCGGCGCTGCGTTGCGGACAAACTCAACCTCGACCGTGCTTCTGCCATAGTGACCGAAGCGGCAGAGCAATGTGCCCGTACTGCTCTCCCCCAGGTAGCAGAGCCGGTGAAGCTCGACGCCCTGCTGCGCGATTGGCCCGAAGATCGCCTGCTGTTCTTTGCCGACGAGGAAGGCGGCGAACCGGCCGCCGATGCCTTTTGCTATGCGGACGGCCCGGCAGCACTGCTCACCGGGCCCGAAGGCGGCTTCGACGATGCAGAACGAGAGGCGATCCGCGCCCACCCCAATGCCCGCCCGATCGGTCTCGGCCCGCGCATCCTGCGCGGCGAAACGGCAGCGATTGCGGGAATAGCCGTGTGGATGGCTGAGGCAGGCGACTGGATCGACGAGGAATAA
- a CDS encoding outer membrane protein assembly factor BamB family protein yields the protein MSQTKAKSIKRGTIAATLALGLAACSGGLFGGSDDKKTTPTLGDREPILSRIETGAKVDPSLAGVSVVLPPAQANAEWGQAGGSASKSYGHLALSQTPTRAFTAEVAGADNRQRLGASPVVGGGKLFAVGTDGRVNAFNAQTGVRQWDYQSQLTDDTRPSAFGGGVSYSAGKVYGTDGAGNVFALDAQTGAELWKVKPGGPLRGSPTLAYDNVFVMTQDNLLYALNAADGSLQWDESGSTTMAGVFGVAAPAAGQGTVVAGYTSGELIAYRYENGRSLWADALARTSISTQVGALSDIDADPIIDNGRVYALGQGGRMAAYELVTGQRLWELNVAGISTPAIAGEWIFALTDDARLISIQRSSGKVRWLTQMPRYENEEKKKNPIFWQGPVLAGGQLWAVNSNGEIWRISTGEGSATLFTELGESISLPPVVANETLFVLDDSGTITAFR from the coding sequence ATGAGCCAGACCAAAGCCAAATCGATCAAGCGCGGCACGATTGCCGCAACCCTGGCCTTGGGCCTCGCCGCCTGTAGCGGTGGCCTGTTCGGGGGCTCCGACGACAAGAAAACGACCCCGACCCTCGGCGACCGTGAGCCTATCCTTTCGCGTATCGAAACGGGCGCGAAGGTCGATCCGTCGCTCGCCGGCGTTTCGGTGGTCCTGCCCCCGGCGCAGGCCAATGCCGAATGGGGCCAGGCAGGCGGCTCCGCCAGCAAGAGCTACGGGCACCTTGCCCTCTCGCAAACCCCGACCCGTGCCTTCACCGCGGAAGTCGCCGGCGCCGACAATCGCCAGCGTCTCGGCGCTTCTCCCGTTGTTGGTGGTGGCAAGTTGTTTGCCGTTGGCACCGACGGCCGCGTGAACGCCTTCAATGCGCAGACCGGTGTGCGCCAGTGGGACTACCAATCGCAACTTACCGACGACACGCGCCCCTCGGCTTTCGGCGGCGGCGTCAGCTACAGCGCGGGCAAGGTCTACGGCACCGATGGGGCAGGCAATGTCTTCGCCCTCGATGCGCAGACCGGTGCCGAGCTGTGGAAGGTGAAGCCCGGCGGCCCGCTGCGCGGTTCGCCGACGCTGGCGTACGACAACGTCTTCGTGATGACTCAGGATAACCTCCTTTACGCCCTCAACGCGGCGGATGGCAGCCTGCAGTGGGACGAATCGGGTTCGACGACCATGGCAGGCGTGTTCGGCGTGGCTGCCCCTGCGGCAGGTCAGGGTACGGTCGTTGCCGGTTACACTTCGGGCGAACTCATCGCCTATCGCTATGAAAACGGCCGCAGCCTATGGGCAGACGCCCTGGCCCGCACCTCGATCTCCACGCAGGTCGGTGCACTGTCGGACATCGACGCCGATCCCATCATCGACAATGGCCGGGTCTATGCGCTTGGTCAGGGTGGACGCATGGCCGCATATGAGCTCGTCACGGGCCAGCGCCTGTGGGAACTCAACGTGGCAGGGATTTCGACCCCGGCCATCGCTGGCGAGTGGATTTTCGCGCTGACCGACGATGCGCGCCTGATCTCGATCCAGCGCAGCAGCGGCAAGGTCCGCTGGCTGACCCAGATGCCGCGTTACGAAAACGAGGAAAAGAAGAAGAACCCGATCTTCTGGCAGGGTCCGGTTCTCGCCGGCGGCCAGCTGTGGGCGGTCAATTCCAATGGCGAGATCTGGCGCATCAGCACCGGCGAAGGTTCGGCCACCCTGTTCACCGAACTGGGCGAATCTATCAGCTTGCCACCCGTTGTTGCCAACGAAACGCTCTTCGTTCTCGACGACAGCGGCACGATCACCGCTTTCCGCTAG
- a CDS encoding putative quinol monooxygenase produces the protein MIQINGTIRLAEGIDSNTLDAIITMVRASRAEDGCLDYTFARDLADPNTLVLFERWRDKAALDAHGKSAHMAAFQEVMANNPPVSRDLRIYETDDGQPLG, from the coding sequence ATGATCCAGATTAACGGCACGATCCGACTGGCCGAAGGTATCGACAGCAACACGCTGGACGCGATCATTACCATGGTCCGCGCAAGCCGCGCAGAAGACGGCTGCCTCGATTATACTTTCGCGCGCGATCTGGCCGATCCCAACACGCTTGTCCTGTTCGAGCGGTGGCGCGACAAGGCGGCGCTCGATGCGCATGGCAAATCGGCGCACATGGCGGCTTTCCAGGAAGTCATGGCGAACAATCCGCCCGTTTCGCGCGACCTGCGGATCTACGAAACCGACGACGGCCAGCCGCTCGGCTGA
- a CDS encoding glutamate--cysteine ligase, whose translation MSTRDTSAKEDPIIESRDQLVAPMQSGEKPKADWRIGTEHEKLVFRREDFRAPSYDEPGGIRDILMSLRQFGWEPVEEGGKVIAMRGDDGTVSLEPAGQLELSGAPLENLHQTCAETGRHLDQVKRVGEDCGVGFLGLGMWPDKTREELPIMPKGRYEIMMRHMPRVGTLGLDMMLRTCTIQVNLDYSSEADMVQKFRTGLALQPLATALFANSPFTEGKPNGYLSYRSHIWSDTDPHRTGMLPFVFEDGFGYERWVDYMLDVPMYFVFRDGKYLDAAGLSFREFLDGKLSILPGEKPTQSDWWDHLSTAFPEVRLKSFLEMRGADGGPWSRICALPAFWVGLLYDQGALDAAWNLVKDWTMEERENLRNAVPKLALDAPIPGGGKLRDMAKDVLAIARSGLAARGRLNTSGDNETGFLETLDEIVASGKVPAQVLLDRYHGEWGGDIKRVYKYSF comes from the coding sequence ATGAGCACGCGCGACACCTCCGCCAAGGAAGATCCGATCATCGAATCGCGCGACCAGTTGGTCGCCCCGATGCAGTCTGGCGAAAAACCGAAGGCCGACTGGCGCATCGGGACCGAGCATGAAAAGCTGGTGTTCCGCCGCGAGGATTTCCGCGCGCCTTCCTATGACGAACCAGGCGGCATTCGCGATATCCTGATGTCGCTGCGCCAGTTCGGGTGGGAGCCGGTGGAGGAAGGCGGCAAGGTCATCGCCATGCGCGGCGACGACGGCACGGTCAGCCTAGAACCGGCCGGCCAGCTGGAGCTATCCGGCGCGCCGCTGGAAAACCTGCACCAGACCTGCGCCGAAACCGGACGACACCTCGATCAGGTGAAGCGTGTCGGCGAAGACTGCGGCGTCGGCTTCCTCGGCCTCGGCATGTGGCCCGACAAGACCCGCGAAGAGCTGCCGATCATGCCCAAGGGCCGCTACGAGATCATGATGCGGCACATGCCGCGCGTCGGCACTCTCGGACTCGACATGATGCTGCGGACCTGCACCATCCAGGTGAACCTCGACTATTCATCGGAAGCGGACATGGTGCAGAAGTTCCGCACCGGCCTCGCGCTGCAACCGCTGGCAACGGCCCTGTTCGCCAATTCGCCCTTCACCGAAGGGAAGCCCAACGGATACCTTTCCTATCGCAGCCATATCTGGAGCGACACCGACCCGCATCGCACCGGCATGCTGCCCTTCGTGTTCGAAGACGGCTTCGGATATGAACGCTGGGTCGACTACATGCTCGACGTGCCGATGTATTTCGTCTTCCGCGACGGCAAGTACCTCGACGCGGCAGGCCTCAGTTTCCGCGAATTCCTCGATGGCAAGCTGTCGATTCTCCCCGGCGAAAAGCCGACGCAAAGCGACTGGTGGGATCACCTTTCCACCGCCTTCCCCGAAGTACGCCTCAAGAGCTTCCTCGAAATGCGCGGCGCGGACGGCGGTCCGTGGAGCCGCATCTGCGCCCTTCCCGCATTCTGGGTCGGCCTGCTCTACGACCAGGGCGCGCTCGATGCGGCGTGGAACCTGGTCAAGGACTGGACGATGGAAGAGCGCGAAAACCTGCGTAACGCGGTGCCCAAGCTGGCGCTCGACGCGCCTATCCCTGGTGGTGGCAAGCTGCGCGATATGGCGAAGGACGTGCTGGCCATCGCCCGCTCGGGTCTCGCTGCGCGCGGCAGGCTGAATACCTCGGGCGACAACGAAACGGGCTTCCTCGAAACGCTCGACGAGATCGTCGCCAGCGGCAAGGTGCCCGCGCAAGTCCTGCTGGATCGCTATCACGGCGAATGGGGCGGCGATATCAAGCGGGTCTACAAATACAGCTTCTGA
- a CDS encoding protein adenylyltransferase SelO — translation MPNAPEPAAYRPDTPILGLGDWLGDPVEAADFPETRLRFRNDRWAAAVGLADLSDEEWTRHFGRFSPLPDNLPHPLALRYHGHQFRVYNPELGDGRGFLFAQLRDGQNRLLDLGTKGSGQTPWSRAGDGRLTLKGAVREILATEMLEALGVNTSKTFSVVETGEQLERGDEPSPTRSAVMTRLSHGHIRIGTFQRLLALEEKEHMEALVDYCLTQFPGPSSPEDAPGRDEPAVRLMHQVVERLADLAAAWMVAGFVHGVLNTDNMNISGESFDYGPWRFLPQWKPGFTAAYFDHSGLYAFGRQPEALHWNCGQFAIALRLICDAPPLVAAMERFGPLYMDAVARRWCWRLGVVPKDNDDDARLVGTCEALMAENEAQPDEFFFRHRGGRDAQGDLAAALAGYEPVADNHGYWLDEAPQSMLIEEVEAIWAAIDRDDDWAPLHAKIDALRRMGNAHGPAPVLPDRRWTPHT, via the coding sequence ATGCCAAATGCCCCGGAACCTGCCGCCTACCGCCCCGATACACCGATCCTCGGCCTTGGCGATTGGCTCGGCGATCCGGTAGAAGCGGCCGATTTTCCCGAGACGAGATTGCGCTTCCGCAATGATCGCTGGGCAGCGGCGGTCGGTCTGGCGGACTTGAGCGACGAGGAATGGACGCGTCATTTCGGCCGGTTTTCCCCGCTGCCCGATAACTTGCCCCACCCGCTCGCCCTGCGCTATCACGGACACCAGTTCCGCGTGTACAATCCGGAGCTTGGTGACGGGCGCGGGTTTCTCTTTGCGCAGCTGCGCGACGGGCAGAACCGCCTGCTCGACCTCGGCACCAAGGGATCGGGCCAGACACCGTGGAGCCGCGCTGGCGATGGCCGCCTGACCCTGAAGGGTGCGGTACGCGAAATCCTCGCCACCGAGATGCTCGAAGCGCTCGGCGTGAATACGTCGAAGACGTTCAGCGTCGTCGAGACCGGAGAACAGCTGGAACGCGGCGACGAACCATCGCCCACGCGATCGGCGGTGATGACGCGGCTAAGCCACGGGCACATCCGCATCGGCACGTTCCAGCGCTTGCTGGCGCTCGAAGAAAAAGAGCACATGGAAGCGCTGGTCGATTACTGCCTGACGCAGTTTCCCGGCCCTTCCTCTCCGGAGGATGCGCCGGGGCGCGACGAGCCCGCGGTGCGCCTGATGCACCAGGTGGTCGAGCGGCTGGCCGATCTTGCCGCCGCCTGGATGGTCGCTGGCTTCGTCCACGGCGTTCTCAACACCGATAACATGAACATTTCGGGCGAGAGCTTCGATTACGGTCCTTGGCGGTTCCTGCCGCAATGGAAGCCCGGTTTCACCGCCGCCTATTTCGACCATTCCGGCCTGTACGCCTTCGGGCGCCAGCCGGAAGCGCTGCACTGGAATTGCGGCCAGTTCGCGATTGCGCTGAGGCTGATCTGCGACGCCCCGCCCCTCGTTGCGGCAATGGAGCGGTTCGGCCCGCTCTACATGGATGCGGTTGCACGGCGCTGGTGCTGGCGTCTTGGCGTCGTTCCCAAGGACAATGACGACGACGCGCGGCTGGTCGGCACCTGCGAAGCGCTGATGGCCGAAAACGAGGCTCAGCCTGACGAATTCTTCTTCCGGCACCGTGGAGGCCGGGACGCACAAGGCGACCTCGCCGCTGCGCTTGCGGGATACGAGCCTGTCGCGGATAACCACGGGTATTGGTTGGACGAGGCTCCGCAATCTATGTTGATCGAGGAGGTCGAAGCCATCTGGGCCGCGATAGACCGAGACGATGACTGGGCGCCGCTCCATGCAAAGATCGACGCGCTCCGCCGCATGGGCAACGCCCATGGTCCGGCACCGGTCCTGCCCGATCGGCGCTGGACCCCGCACACTTGA
- a CDS encoding methyltransferase family protein: MVQHASVPDTRPPSDVSPAVGLVGLAALLAWVWIARDWAGIAEFWGLPGPREPLVGQNAAIAGLVFITVPMVAWSILVDKVHLRPSTGIDWSLGKSRKPDLEMSLTKIAGLWATWAILVALYCLCRWYWAGNYIYALKVLAVMGAAMVVLSVPYVLWLDRVMKNPRDHAWHFGAMLFMRDDWDRGEVLKHWRAWIIKAFFGAFMISIVPVNFANVVNADLYEFLSNPVIFAVVLINLLFLVDVMVGAVGYIVTLRPLDAHIRSGNPFLGGWLAALVCYPPFVWGILGNGQVMSYEHHVEQWHYWLAGNEVVLWLWAGLLVCLTAIYAWATFAFGIRFSNLTYRGVLTNGPYRFTRHPAYLSKNLFWWCSVMPFLVVNQSPVDAIRNTFFLLCVNGIYYWRARTEEAHLLAEDQKYRDYYAWMGRNGLITAPLTRLFAKFTPRPRAPAQPAE, translated from the coding sequence ATGGTCCAACACGCATCCGTTCCGGACACGCGTCCACCCAGCGATGTCTCGCCAGCCGTCGGGCTGGTGGGGCTTGCTGCATTGCTCGCATGGGTGTGGATTGCGCGGGACTGGGCGGGAATAGCCGAATTCTGGGGGCTGCCGGGCCCGCGAGAGCCACTGGTCGGGCAAAACGCGGCAATTGCCGGCCTCGTCTTCATCACCGTGCCCATGGTTGCGTGGTCGATACTCGTCGACAAGGTGCACCTGCGCCCTTCGACCGGGATCGACTGGTCGCTCGGGAAAAGCCGCAAGCCCGATCTCGAGATGTCGCTGACCAAGATCGCGGGACTGTGGGCGACCTGGGCCATCCTTGTAGCGCTTTACTGCCTGTGTCGCTGGTACTGGGCCGGAAACTATATTTACGCGCTGAAGGTATTGGCGGTCATGGGGGCCGCGATGGTGGTGCTGTCGGTGCCCTATGTTCTGTGGCTGGACCGCGTGATGAAGAACCCGCGCGACCATGCCTGGCATTTCGGCGCCATGCTGTTCATGCGCGACGACTGGGACCGCGGGGAGGTGCTGAAGCACTGGCGCGCATGGATCATCAAGGCCTTTTTCGGCGCTTTCATGATCTCGATCGTACCGGTGAACTTCGCCAATGTAGTGAATGCCGACCTCTATGAATTCCTGTCCAACCCGGTGATTTTCGCCGTGGTGCTGATCAACCTGCTGTTCCTCGTCGATGTGATGGTGGGCGCGGTGGGATACATTGTGACGTTACGTCCGCTCGATGCGCACATCCGGTCCGGCAATCCCTTCCTCGGCGGCTGGCTGGCAGCGCTGGTGTGCTATCCGCCGTTCGTGTGGGGCATCCTCGGCAACGGGCAGGTCATGAGCTACGAACACCATGTCGAACAATGGCATTACTGGCTGGCCGGAAACGAGGTTGTCCTGTGGCTGTGGGCGGGATTGCTGGTCTGCCTGACCGCGATTTATGCGTGGGCGACGTTCGCCTTCGGTATCCGGTTTTCCAACCTCACCTACCGCGGTGTGCTGACCAACGGCCCGTATCGCTTCACCCGGCACCCTGCGTATCTGTCCAAGAACCTGTTCTGGTGGTGCAGCGTGATGCCGTTCCTCGTCGTGAACCAGAGCCCGGTGGATGCGATCCGCAACACCTTCTTCCTCCTCTGCGTGAACGGCATCTATTATTGGCGTGCGCGCACGGAAGAGGCGCACCTGCTGGCCGAGGACCAGAAATATCGCGATTATTACGCGTGGATGGGGCGCAACGGCCTGATTACCGCGCCGCTGACGAGGCTTTTCGCGAAGTTTACGCCGCGCCCGCGGGCACCGGCACAACCTGCCGAGTAG
- a CDS encoding tetratricopeptide repeat protein, with the protein MARKPKTELTREEKKSRAEAAEQEALLREVDDAVRQGDMESFMGTYGKPLIGVLIVGLAAFGGYLWWDNRNEAAMENQSEALVVALDQLEAGNTAAALDRLDGVEGEGTPAISAKLLRAGLAAEEGNAEEAAKLFGEVAEDGSAPETFRDIALIRQVTVQYDSMKPADVIAKLKPLATPGEPFFATAGELVAHAYLAQGKRAEAGALFGQIARDAATPEGARARVLNMAGVLGVDAVDDVEELLDSQRADPQSGTPSE; encoded by the coding sequence GTGGCCCGCAAACCCAAGACCGAACTCACCCGCGAAGAAAAGAAATCACGCGCCGAGGCCGCCGAACAGGAAGCCCTTCTGCGCGAGGTCGACGATGCCGTCCGCCAGGGCGACATGGAAAGCTTCATGGGGACTTATGGCAAACCGCTGATCGGCGTGCTGATCGTCGGCCTTGCGGCATTCGGCGGATACCTGTGGTGGGACAACCGCAACGAAGCGGCGATGGAAAACCAGTCCGAAGCCCTGGTCGTCGCGCTCGACCAGCTCGAAGCCGGCAATACCGCGGCAGCACTCGACCGTCTCGACGGCGTGGAGGGCGAAGGAACCCCCGCGATCAGCGCCAAGCTGCTGCGCGCAGGTCTGGCGGCGGAAGAAGGCAATGCCGAAGAAGCCGCCAAGCTGTTCGGCGAAGTAGCCGAAGATGGCAGCGCGCCGGAAACCTTCCGCGATATCGCCCTGATCCGCCAGGTTACCGTCCAGTACGATTCGATGAAGCCTGCGGACGTCATCGCCAAGCTCAAGCCGCTTGCGACCCCGGGCGAACCCTTCTTCGCCACGGCAGGCGAGCTCGTCGCCCATGCCTATCTGGCACAGGGCAAGCGCGCAGAGGCCGGAGCATTGTTCGGCCAGATCGCCCGCGACGCCGCGACACCGGAAGGTGCACGTGCACGCGTGCTCAATATGGCTGGCGTGCTAGGCGTCGATGCCGTGGACGATGTCGAGGAACTGCTCGACAGCCAGCGTGCCGACCCGCAATCCGGCACACCCAGCGAATAA
- a CDS encoding glycosyltransferase encodes MNAKSGGGVPRVLHLQSTFAAGGKERRTVELINAFGGRLAHTIVSAEPDRLDAAEGIAKGIRVTLQPDFPSLKGTPLPGRLMKIAKAMKQYDLVLTYNWGAMDAVMAHTMFSEALDLPPLIHHEDGFDESELRKRKRSRTWYRRVALGKASGLVVPSETLEEIALVEWQQPLGRVKRIPNGIDTKAFAMRPKPDTLRLIKRKGEHWVGTLAGLRTVKNLPRLVRAFASMDDQWHLVIIGEGAERDAIQAEVDRLEINDRVHLPGAVRDPARVIGLFDIFALSSDSEQFPLSVVEAMAAGLPVVAPDVGDIKDIVAEENREFITPPGNEGALSAYLRDLARDSGRAERIGAANQSKARAQFDRDKMVATYRRLYSSAMRREF; translated from the coding sequence ATGAACGCCAAGTCCGGCGGCGGCGTGCCGCGTGTCCTGCACCTGCAATCGACCTTTGCCGCTGGCGGCAAGGAACGTCGCACTGTCGAATTGATCAACGCCTTCGGGGGCAGGCTGGCCCACACAATCGTGTCGGCTGAACCGGACCGGCTCGATGCGGCAGAGGGCATTGCCAAGGGCATTCGCGTCACGCTGCAGCCTGATTTCCCGAGCCTCAAGGGCACACCGCTTCCCGGTCGGCTGATGAAAATCGCCAAGGCGATGAAGCAATACGACCTCGTGCTGACCTATAATTGGGGCGCGATGGATGCAGTCATGGCGCACACGATGTTTTCCGAGGCGCTCGACCTGCCACCGCTGATTCATCACGAAGATGGGTTCGACGAAAGCGAATTGAGGAAACGCAAGCGCAGCCGCACCTGGTATCGCCGGGTTGCGCTGGGCAAGGCATCCGGCCTGGTCGTGCCATCCGAGACGCTGGAAGAGATCGCACTCGTCGAATGGCAGCAACCGCTCGGCCGCGTGAAGCGGATCCCCAACGGCATCGACACCAAGGCTTTCGCCATGCGGCCCAAGCCCGACACCCTGCGGCTGATCAAGCGCAAGGGCGAGCATTGGGTCGGCACGCTGGCGGGCCTGAGAACCGTGAAGAACCTGCCCCGGCTGGTGCGCGCATTCGCTTCCATGGATGATCAATGGCACCTCGTGATCATCGGCGAGGGGGCAGAGCGCGATGCTATCCAGGCGGAAGTCGACCGGCTGGAGATCAACGACCGTGTCCACTTGCCCGGTGCGGTCAGGGATCCGGCGCGCGTGATAGGCCTGTTCGATATATTCGCCCTGTCGAGCGATTCCGAGCAATTCCCCCTCTCGGTAGTAGAGGCGATGGCCGCTGGCCTTCCTGTCGTTGCGCCGGACGTGGGCGACATCAAGGACATCGTGGCCGAGGAAAACCGTGAATTTATCACGCCGCCGGGCAACGAGGGTGCACTATCCGCATACCTACGCGACCTGGCGCGCGATTCCGGCCGCGCAGAGCGGATCGGAGCGGCAAACCAGTCGAAGGCCCGTGCGCAGTTCGACCGCGACAAGATGGTCGCGACCTATCGCCGCCTGTATTCCAGTGCCATGCGCAGGGAGTTCTGA
- a CDS encoding alpha/beta fold hydrolase: MSTEYSERSWQSAEGLTLYFRDYGQANDRPPVLCLHGLTRNSKDFEDVAAHIADQGWRVIVPDMRGRGKSDYAEDSATYAVPHYIGDVLALLEQEGIEKFVSIGTSMGGLMTMLIAQAMPQRIAAALLNDIGPVVDPAGIDKIRTYLGQGRSFPTWMHAARALEEVHGESHPSFDTEDWIAMAKRGMTVCSNGRIAFDYDMKIADPFNDADENAVPPDLWPGFEALASNPLLLVRGGLSALLSADAFAEMQKRAPNADVVVVADAGHAPTLDEPEVRTAIDSLLASVK; this comes from the coding sequence ATGAGCACCGAATACAGCGAGCGTAGCTGGCAAAGCGCCGAGGGCCTGACCCTCTATTTTCGTGATTACGGGCAGGCGAACGATCGCCCTCCGGTGCTGTGTCTTCATGGCCTGACCCGCAACAGCAAGGATTTCGAAGACGTCGCGGCACATATCGCCGACCAAGGCTGGCGGGTGATCGTGCCCGACATGCGCGGTCGCGGGAAAAGCGACTACGCCGAAGACAGCGCGACCTACGCCGTGCCGCATTACATCGGCGACGTTCTGGCTCTCCTTGAGCAGGAGGGAATCGAAAAGTTTGTCTCCATCGGCACCTCGATGGGCGGGCTCATGACCATGCTGATCGCGCAGGCCATGCCGCAGCGCATTGCTGCCGCGCTGCTCAACGATATCGGCCCGGTGGTCGATCCGGCGGGCATCGACAAGATTCGCACGTACCTGGGCCAGGGCCGCAGCTTCCCGACCTGGATGCACGCGGCACGCGCGCTGGAAGAGGTGCATGGGGAATCGCATCCCTCCTTCGATACGGAGGACTGGATTGCGATGGCCAAGCGCGGGATGACCGTGTGCAGCAATGGCCGCATCGCATTCGATTACGACATGAAGATCGCGGACCCGTTCAACGACGCCGATGAAAATGCAGTCCCGCCCGACCTGTGGCCCGGTTTCGAAGCATTGGCGAGCAATCCGCTGCTGCTGGTGCGCGGCGGCCTGTCCGCCTTGCTGAGCGCCGATGCTTTCGCCGAAATGCAGAAGCGCGCCCCCAACGCGGATGTCGTCGTCGTCGCGGATGCCGGCCATGCGCCTACGCTGGACGAGCCGGAAGTGCGCACGGCGATCGATTCCCTGCTCGCCAGCGTCAAATGA